In a single window of the Candidatus Celerinatantimonas neptuna genome:
- the cyoE gene encoding Protoheme IX farnesyltransferase translates to MSKLKRYLLVVKPGIIFGNLVATIGGYFLAAQGHFDLPLFVATICGLSLVVASGCALNNYIDRDIDSRMERTKNRVTVTGVISVAQTISHGCLLGVAGFSILAIWTNWIAFGFAVFGFIIYVGVYSLYMKRNSVYGTLVGSLSGAVPPVVGYCAVAGHFDTGAAILLLMFSLWQMPHSYAIAIFRYDDYKAANIPVLPVVHGIHHAKKHIVGYIVAFAFATVMLTLSGYVGFGYLSVAIVTSLWWIRMALGGYRKNNDDIAWARKVFFASIFIITALSVAMAVDSHVGVPQLVTFI, encoded by the coding sequence GTGTCAAAATTAAAGCGGTACTTATTAGTTGTTAAGCCAGGAATTATTTTTGGTAATCTGGTTGCAACGATTGGCGGTTATTTTCTTGCTGCACAAGGGCATTTTGATTTGCCTTTGTTTGTTGCCACAATTTGTGGATTGTCGCTTGTTGTTGCCTCAGGTTGTGCTTTAAATAATTACATTGATCGTGATATCGATAGTCGAATGGAACGGACGAAAAACCGGGTGACCGTTACCGGCGTCATTTCTGTTGCTCAGACAATATCACATGGCTGTTTATTGGGGGTGGCTGGCTTTTCTATTCTGGCTATCTGGACTAACTGGATTGCGTTTGGCTTTGCTGTTTTCGGCTTCATCATTTATGTAGGGGTTTATAGTCTTTACATGAAGCGAAATTCTGTCTACGGAACTCTGGTGGGAAGTTTGTCCGGAGCTGTTCCTCCAGTTGTTGGGTATTGTGCTGTGGCTGGGCATTTTGATACCGGCGCTGCTATTTTGCTACTCATGTTCAGCTTATGGCAAATGCCACACTCCTATGCCATTGCTATTTTCCGCTATGATGATTACAAAGCTGCTAATATTCCTGTGTTGCCTGTAGTACACGGGATTCATCATGCCAAAAAACATATTGTTGGTTATATTGTTGCGTTTGCTTTTGCAACTGTCATGCTGACTTTATCGGGGTATGTCGGATTCGGTTATCTTTCTGTAGCCATTGTAACAAGCTTATGGTGGATAAGAATGGCATTGGGTGGATATCGAAAAAATAATGATGATATTGCATGGGCAAGAAAGGTCTTTTTTGCTTCTATCTTCATTATTACAGCATTAAGTGTTGCGATGGCGGTAGATTCTCACGTTGGTGTACCTCAGTTGGTGACATTTATTTAA
- the mtlA gene encoding PTS system mannitol-specific EIICBA component: MLSPDTRVRIQSFGRFLSNMVMPNIGAFIAWGFITALFIPTGWLPNKHLAALVGPMITYMLPLLLGYTGGKLVGGDRGAVVGAVTTMGVVIGTSIPMFMGAMIVGPLGGWAIKTFDRAIEGKVKAGFEMLVSNFSAGIIGMVLAILGYLVVGPLVQGLSGLLAAGVGFLVHHNLLPLTSLFVEPAKVLFLNNAIGNGILVPLGIQQSHSLGQSAFFLIEANPGPGFGMLLAYSLFGRGTAKQSAPGACIIHFLGGIHEIYFPYVLMNPRLIIAMIAGGMTGVFTLVTFHAGLVAPASPGSIFAVLLMTPHGSFVGVILSVVLSCAVSFFISSLLLKTQKQTDDHNLEAATDQMKAMKASSKGLSTKTNYAHVRKIIVACDAGMGSSAMGAGLLRKKIQQAGLDINVINKAINDLPDDVDIVITHKDLTQRARHRTPNAEHLSLTNFLDSTLYEDLVQRLTENPELTAEQQSSPEKASEIPSVPFELTEQNIQLGLTATNKEDAIRLAGQQLVDGGFVEPEYIKAMFDREALVSTYLGESIAIPHGTIEAKDKVIKTGIAFCQYPKGVIWGDDETDVARLVIAIAAKNNEHLEVISAITNALDNPGAIDMLATTNDVQTILNTL; this comes from the coding sequence ATGCTATCACCTGACACTCGGGTTAGGATCCAGTCTTTTGGGCGTTTCCTATCCAATATGGTTATGCCCAATATTGGCGCGTTTATCGCTTGGGGATTTATCACTGCACTATTTATTCCAACAGGCTGGCTACCAAACAAACATCTGGCCGCTCTCGTTGGACCCATGATCACCTATATGCTACCACTGCTACTCGGTTATACCGGCGGAAAACTCGTTGGCGGAGACCGGGGAGCTGTTGTTGGTGCAGTAACAACGATGGGCGTTGTAATCGGCACCAGTATCCCAATGTTCATGGGGGCGATGATCGTAGGCCCCCTGGGCGGATGGGCAATCAAAACATTTGACCGCGCCATAGAAGGAAAGGTCAAAGCGGGTTTTGAAATGCTCGTCAGTAACTTTTCTGCAGGTATTATCGGTATGGTCTTAGCCATACTCGGTTACTTAGTCGTCGGACCTCTGGTACAGGGATTATCAGGACTACTCGCAGCAGGTGTCGGATTCCTTGTTCATCATAACCTCTTACCTCTAACCTCGTTATTTGTTGAACCGGCTAAGGTCTTATTCCTCAATAATGCCATTGGTAATGGAATTTTAGTACCTCTGGGTATCCAGCAATCTCACAGCCTCGGACAATCAGCATTTTTCTTGATTGAAGCAAATCCGGGTCCTGGATTTGGCATGTTGCTAGCTTATTCTTTATTTGGTCGGGGAACAGCTAAACAATCTGCTCCAGGGGCCTGTATCATCCATTTCCTGGGTGGGATTCATGAAATCTATTTTCCATATGTTCTGATGAATCCACGTTTGATCATTGCGATGATTGCCGGAGGAATGACCGGTGTATTTACATTGGTCACATTCCATGCCGGACTGGTCGCTCCGGCATCGCCTGGATCTATTTTCGCAGTCCTTCTCATGACTCCACACGGCTCTTTTGTCGGCGTCATTCTTTCGGTTGTCCTGTCATGTGCCGTTTCTTTCTTCATCTCTTCGTTGCTACTGAAAACACAAAAGCAAACCGATGACCATAATTTAGAAGCAGCAACAGATCAAATGAAAGCCATGAAAGCTTCATCCAAAGGATTAAGCACGAAAACCAATTATGCTCATGTCCGAAAAATCATAGTAGCCTGTGATGCAGGAATGGGATCCAGTGCGATGGGGGCCGGCTTATTAAGGAAAAAAATCCAACAGGCGGGACTCGATATCAATGTTATCAATAAAGCCATCAATGATCTTCCCGATGATGTTGACATTGTCATCACCCATAAAGATCTCACTCAACGCGCCCGGCACAGAACTCCTAATGCAGAGCATCTTTCTCTGACCAATTTTCTCGATAGCACACTTTATGAAGATTTGGTGCAACGACTGACAGAGAACCCAGAGCTCACAGCGGAACAACAATCATCACCAGAAAAAGCTTCAGAAATTCCGTCAGTACCATTTGAGCTCACAGAACAAAATATTCAACTGGGATTAACCGCAACCAACAAAGAAGATGCAATACGTCTGGCAGGGCAACAACTTGTCGATGGTGGTTTCGTCGAACCCGAATATATTAAAGCCATGTTTGATCGAGAAGCTTTAGTCAGTACCTATCTTGGAGAATCAATTGCCATTCCACACGGCACAATAGAAGCCAAAGACAAAGTCATCAAAACAGGTATCGCCTTTTGCCAATATCCGAAAGGAGTGATCTGGGGCGATGATGAAACAGATGTTGCCCGGCTCGTTATCGCCATTGCCGCCAAAAACAATGAGCATCTGGAGGTGATATCAGCCATAACCAACGCACTCGACAACCCCGGGGCCATAGACATGTTAGCCACGACAAATGATGTTCAGACAATACTGAACACCCTCTAA
- the deoC1 gene encoding Deoxyribose-phosphate aldolase 1, which translates to MNGSSKDYARYIDHTLLAMDATTSAIDTICDQALKYHFYAVCINSSYVPQVASRLAGSDTKVCSVIGFPLGACLSQVKAFEAKQAISAGAQEIDMVINVGWLKSGLWQKVEDDISIVCQACNQIPLKVILETCLLTDEDIVRVCQICVKLDVAFVKTSTGFSQSGATTEAVKLMRQTVGPDMGVKASGGVRNRETADAMIDAGASRLGTSSGVAIMNAKTTSDNQY; encoded by the coding sequence ATGAATGGATCATCCAAAGACTACGCCCGTTATATTGATCATACATTACTCGCTATGGACGCAACCACATCAGCCATTGATACAATTTGCGATCAGGCCTTGAAATATCATTTCTATGCAGTCTGCATCAATAGTAGCTACGTTCCACAAGTTGCCTCGCGTCTAGCAGGCAGTGACACCAAAGTCTGTTCGGTCATAGGCTTTCCTCTTGGAGCCTGCCTTAGTCAGGTTAAAGCATTCGAAGCCAAACAGGCTATTAGTGCAGGAGCCCAGGAAATCGATATGGTCATTAATGTTGGATGGCTAAAAAGTGGACTTTGGCAAAAAGTTGAAGACGATATATCGATTGTTTGCCAAGCCTGCAACCAAATACCACTTAAAGTCATTCTTGAAACATGTTTATTAACAGATGAAGATATTGTTCGCGTCTGCCAAATATGTGTCAAGCTGGATGTGGCCTTCGTAAAAACATCAACCGGATTTAGTCAATCAGGAGCAACAACGGAAGCCGTCAAATTAATGCGCCAGACCGTTGGACCAGATATGGGAGTAAAAGCTTCAGGAGGCGTAAGAAATCGTGAAACGGCTGATGCAATGATCGATGCTGGAGCAAGCCGACTAGGAACCAGTTCAGGGGTTGCCATCATGAATGCGAAAACAACCTCAGATAACCAATATTAA
- the mtlD gene encoding Mannitol-1-phosphate 5-dehydrogenase — protein sequence MKALHFGAGNIGRGFIGKLLSDTGFEVIFADVNQQLLDQINQQGRYIVNIVGDETRHEWVSGICAVNSSSEELLEKIAEVDLITTAVGPNILDKISPNIARGLSERFKRGNTNPLNIIACENMIRATTHLKEQVKTYLTEQENQTLDTQVGFIDSAVDRIVPPCLSDDPLAVTVEAFSEWIVDKTQFKGPIPDIEGMELTDNLMAFIERKLFTLNTGHIATAYLGALKNYQTILEAINDDTIRQQVQATMQESGEVLILRYGFEKTTHWKYIQKIINRFANPALNDNINRVGREPIRKLSATDRLIKPLMGTIEYNTGNKHLIRVIAAAFLYSNSKDPQAVELQSMLKERGVKDTLAYYTGLDVNSVEASRIEQEYQQFSNYHLSS from the coding sequence ATGAAAGCTCTCCATTTTGGTGCCGGAAATATCGGACGGGGATTTATCGGAAAATTACTTAGTGATACCGGATTTGAAGTTATCTTCGCAGATGTTAACCAGCAATTGCTCGATCAAATCAATCAACAAGGCCGCTATATCGTCAACATCGTCGGTGATGAAACTCGCCATGAATGGGTATCTGGTATTTGTGCTGTCAATTCATCCAGTGAGGAACTCCTAGAAAAAATTGCTGAAGTTGATCTCATTACAACAGCTGTTGGCCCAAATATACTCGATAAAATCAGCCCTAATATTGCCCGTGGGCTATCAGAACGATTCAAACGGGGAAATACAAACCCTCTGAACATTATTGCTTGCGAAAATATGATTCGGGCAACCACTCATCTCAAAGAACAGGTAAAAACCTACCTGACTGAGCAAGAAAATCAAACTCTTGATACACAGGTTGGTTTCATTGATTCAGCCGTTGATCGTATCGTTCCTCCCTGCTTGTCAGATGATCCTCTGGCCGTCACTGTGGAAGCATTCAGCGAATGGATTGTCGATAAAACGCAATTTAAAGGCCCTATCCCTGATATCGAAGGAATGGAACTCACAGATAATCTGATGGCATTTATTGAAAGGAAACTTTTCACACTCAATACAGGACACATTGCAACGGCCTATCTTGGCGCATTAAAAAATTATCAGACAATTCTCGAAGCAATTAATGACGACACTATACGCCAACAAGTCCAAGCGACGATGCAAGAAAGTGGCGAAGTTTTAATTCTTCGTTACGGATTTGAAAAAACAACTCATTGGAAATATATCCAAAAAATTATTAATCGTTTTGCAAATCCCGCATTAAACGACAACATTAATCGTGTTGGCCGGGAACCTATCCGAAAACTAAGTGCAACCGATCGTTTGATCAAACCATTAATGGGAACCATAGAATATAATACAGGAAATAAACATCTAATCAGAGTCATTGCCGCTGCATTTCTTTACTCAAATAGCAAAGATCCTCAAGCTGTTGAATTACAGTCAATGTTGAAAGAAAGAGGTGTAAAAGATACTCTGGCCTACTATACGGGGCTTGATGTCAATAGTGTTGAAGCAAGTCGTATTGAACAAGAATATCAGCAGTTTTCAAATTATCATTTATCGTCATAA
- the nfsB gene encoding Oxygen-insensitive NAD(P)H nitroreductase, translating to MNPTQLARARYTAKAFDPSRKIPLEQFDDLIESLRLMPSSVNSQPWHFIIASDESGKQRIAKSASGVSAYNAAKIINASHVVVFCTKTTIDETHLELLLGQEQFDGRFNSDDAKDAASKVRQGYVNLHKKDLNDLQQWMEKQTYLALGGFLVNTALLQIDATPMEGVDFSILDKEFELASRNLRSTVVVALGYHSCDDFNASLPKSRLTGEQIFDFL from the coding sequence ATGAATCCAACTCAGTTAGCAAGAGCCCGTTATACAGCTAAAGCATTTGATCCAAGCCGAAAAATTCCATTAGAGCAGTTTGATGACTTGATTGAAAGTTTGCGTTTGATGCCATCATCGGTGAATTCTCAACCCTGGCATTTTATTATTGCCAGTGATGAATCGGGTAAACAGCGAATTGCAAAGTCTGCCAGTGGCGTGTCTGCATATAATGCAGCTAAAATTATTAATGCATCTCATGTTGTTGTTTTTTGTACTAAAACTACTATAGATGAAACGCATCTTGAGCTGCTACTCGGGCAGGAACAGTTTGACGGGCGATTCAACAGTGATGATGCAAAAGATGCTGCATCGAAGGTTCGTCAGGGGTATGTGAATTTACATAAAAAGGACCTTAATGATCTTCAGCAATGGATGGAGAAACAGACTTACCTTGCTTTGGGTGGCTTTTTGGTAAATACCGCGTTACTTCAGATAGACGCAACACCCATGGAAGGTGTCGATTTCTCCATATTGGATAAAGAGTTTGAATTAGCATCCCGGAATTTAAGAAGTACGGTCGTTGTGGCTTTGGGATACCACAGTTGTGATGACTTTAATGCGTCATTGCCCAAATCTCGATTGACCGGCGAACAGATTTTTGATTTTCTATAG
- the ttgR gene encoding HTH-type transcriptional regulator TtgR, with translation MARKTKEEAQKTRQFILDSALRLFCQQGIAETSLTDIASEAGVTRGAIYWHFKNKHELLLTLWDELCKPLEYLMDASIDENEPDPLGKLQTFLTKILQNIATNPAQRQMFSILFTPDSEHNDIIELRQHSREQYQKFSDELQKALTNAIQKKQLSEKFDAQLGAKLLCATMNGNALRLIRTGDDFPLETLAEPVVNLLFKMMENYKPE, from the coding sequence ATGGCCAGAAAAACCAAAGAAGAAGCTCAAAAGACCCGGCAATTCATCCTTGATTCAGCCTTACGACTATTTTGTCAGCAAGGTATTGCAGAAACAAGTCTTACCGATATTGCATCAGAGGCCGGTGTTACCCGAGGAGCCATTTATTGGCATTTCAAAAACAAACATGAGCTTTTATTAACCTTATGGGACGAACTCTGTAAGCCTCTTGAATATCTAATGGATGCCAGTATTGATGAAAACGAACCCGATCCACTTGGGAAGCTACAAACATTTCTAACCAAGATTTTGCAAAATATAGCAACCAATCCAGCACAACGACAGATGTTCTCAATATTGTTCACACCGGATTCTGAACATAATGATATTATAGAATTACGCCAACATTCTCGCGAACAGTACCAAAAATTCTCCGATGAACTACAAAAAGCACTGACTAACGCAATTCAAAAAAAACAACTATCCGAAAAATTTGATGCTCAGTTAGGAGCAAAACTTTTATGCGCCACCATGAACGGTAATGCTTTGAGATTAATACGTACCGGGGACGATTTTCCACTTGAAACTCTGGCGGAACCTGTCGTCAATTTATTATTTAAAATGATGGAAAATTATAAACCAGAATAA
- the cyoB gene encoding Cytochrome bo(3) ubiquinol oxidase subunit 1 codes for MFGKLTIDAVPWHESIVMITLSVVAILGIALVASITYYKKWGVFWSNWLTSVDHKRIGIMYIVVALVMLVRGFADAIMMRTQLAVATGGSTGYLPPEHYDQIFSAHGVIMIIFMAMPLMIGLMNIVLPLQIGARDVAFPFLNSVSFYLFLAGVILINLSLGVGSFARTGWTAYPPLSELTYSPGVGVDYYIWALQISGIGTTLTGVNFLVTVWKMRAPTMKLMEMPVFTWACTWANVLVVASFPILTAALGMLTLDRYLDFHFFTNSGGGNSMMYINLFWAWGHPEVYILVLPAFGIFSEIVPTFSGKRLFGYTSMVWATGSIALLGFIVWLHHFFTMGSGANVNAFFGVMTMVIAVPTGVKLFNWLFTMYRGRIRFATPMFWTLGFMVTFTIGGMTGVLLAVPGADFLLHNSLFLIAHFHNTIIGGAVFGYFAGVSYWFPKAMGYKLNEKLGRRAFWLWLVGFYFAFMPLYVLGFLGMTRRLNHTNNPEWTPWLYIACFGAFLILFGILHQLAMFYVSYKERLENLDESGDPWDGRTLEWSLSSPPPHYNFAQTPVVHGLDEFSERKEQGTAYERPDQYEPIHMPKSTAAGVYIGIFSVIFGFAMIWHIWWMSIVGFLGIVGSFLVRAYDPEHDYYVQPDEIEHCETAHLEKIRREGLDKPRPCEPIRPTAEPIAK; via the coding sequence ATGTTTGGTAAGTTGACGATAGATGCAGTTCCATGGCACGAATCGATCGTAATGATCACACTCAGCGTGGTTGCAATCTTGGGGATTGCGTTGGTGGCTTCTATTACCTATTACAAAAAATGGGGAGTTTTCTGGTCGAATTGGCTGACCAGCGTTGATCATAAACGTATTGGCATCATGTACATCGTTGTTGCGCTTGTCATGCTGGTCCGTGGGTTTGCCGACGCTATCATGATGCGAACTCAATTAGCGGTAGCGACGGGAGGAAGTACCGGGTACTTACCTCCGGAGCATTACGATCAGATTTTCTCGGCTCATGGGGTCATCATGATCATCTTTATGGCGATGCCTTTGATGATCGGCTTGATGAATATTGTGTTGCCGCTGCAGATCGGTGCCAGGGATGTTGCTTTTCCGTTTTTGAACTCGGTGAGTTTTTATCTGTTTCTAGCTGGGGTCATTCTGATCAACCTGTCATTGGGGGTTGGTTCGTTTGCTCGCACTGGCTGGACAGCTTACCCGCCGCTGTCGGAGTTGACGTATAGTCCCGGGGTTGGGGTCGATTATTACATCTGGGCGCTTCAGATCTCCGGGATAGGGACGACCCTGACGGGAGTTAACTTCTTAGTGACCGTCTGGAAAATGCGTGCTCCAACGATGAAGCTGATGGAGATGCCTGTATTTACCTGGGCGTGTACCTGGGCCAATGTGTTGGTGGTTGCTTCATTCCCGATTTTGACTGCAGCTCTTGGGATGTTGACCTTAGACCGTTATCTTGATTTCCACTTCTTTACCAATTCCGGAGGTGGGAACTCAATGATGTACATCAACCTGTTTTGGGCCTGGGGACATCCGGAAGTATATATTCTGGTTCTTCCTGCATTCGGTATTTTCTCCGAAATCGTGCCGACGTTTAGTGGAAAACGTTTGTTCGGCTATACATCGATGGTTTGGGCAACCGGATCGATCGCTTTACTTGGATTTATCGTTTGGCTGCATCACTTCTTTACCATGGGCTCTGGTGCGAATGTGAACGCATTTTTCGGTGTGATGACGATGGTCATTGCTGTGCCTACCGGGGTGAAGTTGTTTAACTGGCTCTTCACAATGTATCGGGGACGAATACGATTTGCTACACCGATGTTTTGGACTCTGGGCTTTATGGTGACATTTACGATTGGTGGTATGACCGGTGTTCTACTGGCGGTACCCGGTGCGGACTTCTTATTACATAACAGTCTGTTTTTGATTGCCCATTTCCATAACACCATTATTGGTGGTGCTGTATTCGGCTATTTCGCAGGGGTCAGTTATTGGTTCCCGAAAGCTATGGGATACAAATTAAATGAGAAATTAGGGCGCCGTGCATTTTGGCTGTGGCTGGTCGGTTTCTATTTTGCCTTTATGCCATTGTATGTACTAGGATTTTTAGGTATGACTCGTCGTTTGAACCATACTAATAACCCTGAGTGGACTCCCTGGTTATATATTGCCTGTTTTGGCGCATTCTTGATTCTGTTTGGGATTTTACATCAGTTAGCGATGTTCTATGTGAGCTACAAAGAGCGCCTGGAAAACCTTGATGAAAGCGGTGATCCATGGGATGGCCGGACGCTTGAGTGGTCTTTATCTTCACCACCTCCTCATTACAACTTTGCGCAGACTCCTGTTGTGCATGGTTTAGATGAATTTAGTGAACGTAAAGAGCAGGGTACAGCCTATGAGCGTCCTGATCAGTATGAACCGATTCATATGCCCAAAAGCACGGCTGCGGGAGTTTATATCGGTATTTTCTCAGTGATTTTCGGGTTTGCCATGATTTGGCATATCTGGTGGATGTCCATTGTCGGGTTCTTGGGCATTGTGGGTTCTTTTTTGGTCAGAGCCTACGATCCTGAACATGATTATTATGTTCAACCGGATGAAATTGAGCACTGTGAAACAGCTCACCTTGAGAAGATTCGTCGGGAAGGGCTGGATAAGCCGCGACCTTGCGAGCCTATTCGTCCAACCGCTGAGCCCATTGCCAAGTAG
- the mtlR gene encoding Mannitol operon repressor, translating to MDKWDQESEILERLNQSHSIRGFLIQTNELLEESVANLIQRLLRKDDYAIKYAVNPLLSSQGPLGEMDVRLKLIYGLGIISQETYQDIENLMALRDFLNNEAQEYDFTDQKIISEIKSLHILSDISRSQLNFPVYSERDPASQSMQRDRQSKVVRSILTLAITEICKELAKDNALL from the coding sequence ATGGATAAGTGGGACCAAGAGTCAGAAATACTAGAACGATTGAATCAAAGTCATTCCATTCGTGGATTTCTGATCCAGACCAATGAATTACTCGAAGAATCTGTTGCCAACTTAATCCAGAGACTTTTGCGCAAAGATGATTATGCAATCAAATATGCAGTGAATCCATTGCTCAGTAGCCAGGGGCCATTAGGTGAGATGGACGTTCGTCTTAAACTCATCTATGGTTTAGGGATCATTTCTCAGGAAACTTATCAAGATATAGAAAACTTGATGGCCCTGCGTGATTTTTTAAATAATGAAGCTCAGGAATATGATTTCACCGATCAGAAAATAATCTCTGAAATCAAATCGCTTCATATTCTGAGTGATATATCACGCTCGCAACTGAATTTCCCAGTTTATAGCGAGCGTGATCCAGCCAGTCAGTCAATGCAAAGAGACAGACAGTCCAAAGTCGTTCGCTCAATATTAACGCTGGCTATTACAGAGATCTGCAAAGAACTTGCTAAAGATAACGCATTACTTTAA
- the cyoC gene encoding Cytochrome bo(3) ubiquinol oxidase subunit 3 produces MTTQSMNAHGQHAHEEHQGTNKTTLFGFWLYLMTDCLLFASVFATYAVLYPNTDGGVTGKDIFELKFVLVETFALLLSSITYGFAMVSAHKKSKSGVLFWLIVTFAFGAVFIGMELYEFHHLIMAGDGPSRSAFLSAFFALVGMHGLHVTAGLLWMIATMIEVGRCGLTSRSLTRLSCLSLFWHFLDIVWICVFTVVYLMGAL; encoded by the coding sequence ATGACAACACAATCTATGAATGCTCATGGACAACATGCCCATGAAGAACACCAAGGTACAAATAAGACAACTCTGTTTGGTTTCTGGTTGTATTTAATGACCGACTGTTTGTTGTTTGCTTCGGTCTTTGCAACGTATGCGGTCCTATATCCAAACACAGATGGCGGTGTGACAGGTAAGGACATCTTTGAGCTGAAATTTGTTCTGGTCGAAACCTTTGCTTTGTTGCTCAGTAGTATTACATATGGTTTTGCGATGGTCAGCGCCCATAAAAAGAGCAAATCGGGTGTTCTGTTCTGGCTTATAGTCACTTTCGCATTTGGTGCAGTGTTCATTGGTATGGAGCTTTATGAATTCCATCACTTGATTATGGCCGGAGACGGCCCATCTCGAAGTGCATTCCTTTCCGCATTTTTTGCGCTGGTCGGGATGCACGGATTGCATGTAACCGCTGGTTTGCTGTGGATGATTGCGACCATGATCGAAGTTGGTCGGTGTGGTTTGACCAGTCGGAGCCTGACCCGACTGAGTTGTTTAAGTTTATTTTGGCACTTCCTTGATATTGTCTGGATTTGCGTCTTTACCGTTGTTTATTTGATGGGAGCATTGTAA
- the cyoD gene encoding Cytochrome bo(3) ubiquinol oxidase subunit 4 — MSHDNPDYGSVKSYLTGFVLAAILTLIPFYLVMEGSMSKVATLYTIFAFAVVQIVVHLKYFLHLNFTTETGRLNTFSFLFSALIIGLVVGLSLWIIYSANELMMF, encoded by the coding sequence ATGAGTCACGATAATCCTGATTACGGTAGTGTGAAATCATATCTGACGGGGTTTGTTTTAGCTGCTATTTTGACATTGATCCCTTTCTATCTGGTGATGGAAGGATCAATGTCGAAAGTAGCCACACTGTATACGATTTTTGCGTTTGCAGTGGTCCAGATTGTTGTTCATTTAAAATATTTCTTACACTTGAATTTCACGACAGAAACCGGGCGCCTGAACACTTTTTCGTTTTTGTTTAGCGCATTGATTATTGGCTTAGTCGTTGGTTTATCCTTATGGATTATTTACAGCGCCAACGAACTGATGATGTTTTAG
- the cyoA gene encoding Cytochrome bo(3) ubiquinol oxidase subunit 2 → MMRGIFLKPYRWLFIGMIALLTGCQGGILDPKGQVGIEEKNLIITATGLMLLVVIPVIILTLIFAWKYRASANARYEPKWSHSSKIELFCWSIPIVIVVILGIITWISTHRLDPYRPLDIPPGTPSIEVQAVSMDWKWLFIYPKQGIATVNQLVFPKNTQIKFRITSQSVMNSFFIPQLGSQIYSMAMMETKLHLIANEAGTFDGFSSNYSGAGFTGMKFKAIATPNEADFKQWVEKVRQSAKTLDDATYKQLVKPSENNPVEYFSSVKPKMFEQIVHQYMNMPGMKKMSDMSHMSGEEMNKGASHSHADHAMTGTSAGKE, encoded by the coding sequence ATGATGCGAGGAATCTTTCTTAAGCCCTACCGATGGTTATTTATCGGGATGATTGCGCTATTGACCGGGTGTCAGGGCGGGATACTTGATCCGAAAGGTCAAGTTGGGATTGAGGAAAAAAATCTTATTATTACGGCTACTGGTCTGATGTTACTGGTAGTCATACCGGTCATTATATTGACTTTGATTTTTGCTTGGAAATACCGGGCATCCGCGAATGCTCGTTATGAGCCTAAGTGGTCTCACTCGAGTAAAATCGAATTATTCTGTTGGAGTATTCCTATTGTTATTGTTGTGATTCTTGGAATTATTACCTGGATCTCAACACATCGACTGGATCCTTATCGTCCTTTGGATATCCCGCCAGGAACACCTTCTATAGAGGTTCAGGCCGTTTCAATGGACTGGAAATGGTTGTTTATTTATCCCAAACAAGGGATCGCAACTGTGAATCAATTGGTCTTTCCAAAAAACACTCAAATTAAGTTCCGTATTACGTCGCAGTCTGTGATGAATTCGTTCTTTATTCCCCAATTGGGAAGTCAGATCTATTCAATGGCAATGATGGAGACAAAACTTCATTTGATTGCCAATGAAGCCGGGACATTTGATGGTTTCTCATCTAACTACAGCGGAGCTGGTTTTACCGGTATGAAATTTAAAGCGATTGCAACGCCTAACGAAGCCGATTTTAAACAATGGGTCGAGAAAGTTCGCCAGTCTGCTAAAACCTTAGATGATGCGACGTACAAGCAACTTGTTAAGCCATCAGAAAATAATCCTGTCGAGTATTTCTCATCAGTCAAACCAAAGATGTTTGAACAAATTGTCCATCAATACATGAATATGCCTGGTATGAAAAAAATGTCGGATATGTCTCATATGAGCGGCGAAGAAATGAACAAAGGAGCCTCCCATTCCCATGCTGATCATGCGATGACCGGCACATCAGCAGGTAAGGAGTAA